The following coding sequences lie in one Phalacrocorax aristotelis chromosome 2, bGulAri2.1, whole genome shotgun sequence genomic window:
- the LOC142053080 gene encoding serpin B4-like encodes MCSLSAANGKFCLDFFRELSKRKRNENIFFSPLSLSAAFGMVVLGARGNTLKQIEKVFHFGEVLGSTSQGNRNPSEKCEEAGGVHSQFQALLAAVSEPRPGCSLTIANRLFGEITYPFFQQYLDSTKKFYRAELEAVNFKYTEEEAREKINFWVESETKGKIKDLFAAGFIDPSTVLVLVNAIYFKGQWAVEFKKEDTKETYFRLNKNEKRTVQMMFQEGYFNMAFIDEMKMKVIELPYFDNELSMFILLPEVVCEDFTGLEQLECTLTYEKLAGWTSSARMQQLRVKVYLPQFKMEESYVLNKTLQEMGVMHVFDWGKADLSGISRKDGLVVSKAIQKSFVEVNEEGTEAADAMRLVAVPLCCPISYEFRADHPFIFFIRHNPTNTILFFGRYSSP; translated from the exons ATGTGCTCTCTCAGCGCAGCCAATGGCAAGTTCTGTCTTGACTTTTTCAGAGagctgagcaaaagaaaaagaaatgagaacatCTTCTTCTCCCCGCTAAGTCTCTCAGCTGCCTTTGGGATGGTTGTCCTTGGAGCCAGGGGTAACACACTGAAACAGATTGAGAAG GTATTTCATTTCGGTGAAGTTTTGGGCAGTACAAGTCAGGGAAACAGAAACCCTTCTGAGAAG TGTGAAGAAGCTGGAGGAGTCCATTCCCAGTTCCAGGCTCTGTTAGCTGCAGTCAGTGAACCCAGACCAGGCTGCTCTCTGACCATTGCCAACAGGCTTTTTGGAGAAATTACGTATCCATTCTTCCAG CAATACCTGGATTCCACAAAGAAATTCTATCGAGCAGAACTCGAAGCAGTCAATTTTAAATACACTGAAGAAGAAGCCAGGGAGAAGATTAACTTCTGGGTGGAAAGTGAGACAAAAG gtaaaatcAAAGACCTATTTGCTGCTGGGTTTATTGATCCCTCCACTGTACTTGTCCTGGTCAAtgctatatattttaaaggacAGTGGGCAGTAGAATTTAAGAAAGAAGACACTAAGGAAACATATTTCCGACTGAACAAG AATGAGAAAAGGACAGTGCAGATGATGTTTCAAGAAGGTTATTTTAACATGGCCTTCAtagatgaaatgaaaatgaaagtgatAGAGCTCCCATACTTTGACAATGAACTGAGCATGTTCATTCTTCTTCCTGAAGTTGTCTGTGAGGACTTTACTGGCCTAGAACAG CTTGAATGCACACTCACGTATGAAAAGCTAGCAGGATGGACCAGCTCAGCTAGGATGCAGCAGCTGAGAGTGAAGGTGTACCTGCCCCAGTTCAAGATGGAGGAAAGTTACGTTCTCAACAAAACTCTCCAGGAGATGGGAGTGATGCATGTTTTTGACTGGGGAAAAGCTGATTTGTCAGGAATCTCTAGGAAAGATGGTTTAGTTGTGTCCAAGGCCATCCAGAAGTCATTCGTGGAGGTCAACGAAGAGGGCACTGAAGCAGCTGATGCCATGAGACTTGTTGCAGTACCTCTGTGTTGCCCAATTTCTTATGAATTCAGAGCTGACCATCCATTCATCTTCTTCATCAGACACAACCCAACCAACACCATTCTCTTCTTTGGGAGATATTCCTCCCCTTAA